DNA sequence from the Butyricimonas faecalis genome:
CAGTCGGACGTGATTCGTAAGGTGGCAGGCGAACATTCCTGCGTGATCGTGGGGCGTTGTGCCGATTACATCTTGCGTGACAATAAACGTTGCATCAATGTATTTGTTCATGCGGGTATGGAAGAACGTGTGAAGACCGTGATGAATCGTCAGCATATATCGGAGCAGGAAGCTCGGGAGTTGATTCGTAAGATGGATAAAACCCGTCCGAATTATTATAATTTCTACTCGGACAAAGAGTGGGGCGTGGCATCATCTTACCACTTGTCTGTGGATTCGGGTCTATTGGGAGTACACAAAACGGTGGATTTCATCCAGAAGTTCGTGGAAGAAGCATTGAAAGACAAGTGATTTACGATTTATGATTTATGATTGAAAAAGGTCAATCATAAATCATAAATTCTTAGAAGAGTTCCGGTACTTTTTTTGCATTACCAAAACCGGTAATTTGATCTGTGGGCATACAAGTTAAATCAGTCTCTATATTTACCTTAATATTCGTTTCTTCTGTAATCATTGCGGTGATCTTTGCAGAGGCATAGAGCGGTGAATGTAAAAAAATGATCATATTTTAAAAAAAGTCGCATTTGCCTCACCCCTTATGCCTCATTTTTGTGCTTTAAGGGGAAAAATGGCACTAATGATTGGATAATGGTTGTAGAAAAAATTCAAATAGAAACCTCAGAAATAGATTTGAAAGATGCTCAAATTTTCAAGGCTATTTTTAATATGTTCTATCCCCGGGCTTACGCGTTCACGCTAAAGTTACTCCGGGATGAGGTGGTTAGTGCGGATATTACACAAGAAGCTTTCCTTTATATGTGGGAAAAAGCGTATCGTTTCCCGGATTTAATATCGTTTAAATCTTATTTGTATAGTTGTTTGAAGAATAAAACGTTGAACTATATCCGGGATCATCGGGTGGAACGAAACATGAAAGAGTTGGAAGATGTTTTCGTGGATGACGTTTCGATCGATCATTTGGTTATTGAGCATGAGCTAAAAGCCAGAATACTGGAAGAGATCAATAAGTTGTCGGATGTGAAGCGGGAGATTATGCTGTTGCGCATGAAAGGATATAGCTATGACGAGATATCGGAGGAATTATCTTTGAGTATTAATACGATAAAGACACATAAAAAACAGGCATATAAAGATTTAAAGATCCATTTGTCGGATTATAAACAATGCCTTTTGGTATTGGTATCGTTGTTTGTAGCATGTTTTTGTAATTGATAAAAAGTATATTCATGAAAAGAATGCGAAAGGATATAGAAATTAGTGATTTGATTTACAAATTTCTTCGAGGCGAAACCTCAAAAAGCGAGGATGAGTTATTGGAGGCGTGGTGTTTGGAGCCGAGGAACCGGAAATTATTCATGGAACTTCGGGATGCGAATCATCTTTACGAGGGGGTAACGGATATGTGTAATGTGGATACAAGTATACCTTTTGAAAACGTGAATGCCCAAATTCGGAAAAAGAAACGTGTACATTTGATGAAGTATGTTGCGGGTGTCGCAGCCGTATTGATGGTAGGCATGGTATTTGTTTTTTTTATGGAAGAGGAGAAAAATGAGCCGGTAAGACAAGTGCTACTTTCTTCTGTTTCAAAAGGAAAAACGGAGTCTTTTGCAACGTTAGTGACAACATCGGGAAAGGTGGTTTACTTGGAGGATTCAGTAAAGCAAGAGTCTTTAAAGGAGAGAAATAAAGAAACATTGAAACCGATCGAAAATGAATCAGACCCGCAAGTTATTCCGACACAGGAAGTAGAGTATAACGTGTTGACAACTTCGAAACAGGGAAATATAAAAATTGTATTGTATGATGGCAGTCTTGTGTGGTTGAATGCCGGAAGTGAATTGCGTTACCCGAATACATTTGTGGAAAATCAGCGGGTGGTGTACTTGAAAGGAGAAGCTTATTTTGATGTGACAAAGGATCGTTCTCATCCTTTTATCGTGAAAACGATCTCTTCGGAAATCAGTGTGTTAGGAACAAGTTTTAACGTGAATGCCCGAGAAAACTCATGTGTTACAACCTTGGTGGAAGGGCGTGTGCGAATGAAACACGGGATAAAGGATAGTGTGGAGTTGCGTGCGGGACAACAGGCTTGGGTTGCTGGAACGGAGAAAATCCGAGTTCAGGAGGTTGATACAAGATATTATACAAGTTGGATGAACAATATGTTCGCCTTTCGGGAAACCTCCTTACGGGAGATTGCTACGGTGTTAGAAGACTGGTACGAGTGTAAATGTCGTTTTGAGAGTGCCGCATTGGAAAATATTCCATATACGACGATGGTGGAAAGGTATCCTGATGTGGATAGTGTGCTACAGATATTGGCGGGAACAGGTGATTTCCGGTACACGAGAATTGGTGATATAATCATTATAAAAGAAAAATAGGCAAAGAGCCTTCACTCCCTTTACCTATTTCTTACTCATTAATTGTAATAATTAAAAGCAAATTTATGAAGAAAAAACCGATTTGTTACACTTTCAGAGAGTGTATTTTTAGAAATGCCGGGTTTTTTAAGCGATTCCTGGGTTTGTTATCTTTGCTTGTTATTGGCAATATCGGAATTGTCATGGCACAAGAGGTTCCAAAATTTACCGTAAATTTTAAAAATGCCTCGTTGGTAGAGGTTTTTGATTATTTCGGGGGAAAAAGTGATTACAAGTTCACGTACAACAGCGAAAGCGTGAAAGGGGAAAGTAAAAAGATTTCTGAAACTTTTAAAAACGCCACTTTGCAACAGATTCTTACGAAGTGTTTGGAGGATACCCGTTTCAGTTTTGAGATTGTGGGAAAGAATGTGGTGATTTCTTTGAAAAAACAACCCGATGTGAAGTTGATAGAGATTTCCGGTAAAGTCGTGGATGAAAACGGAAATTCTGTTCCGGGAGCCACGGTGCTTATCCAAGGAACCTCTCAGGGGGTTGTTACCAATATTGAGGGACAATATCGGATTAACGTGCGGCCTACCGATATTTTGCGGGTGTCTTTTATTGGTTATAAGACAGAGATCGTAGAATTGAAAGGACGAACAAAAGTCAATGTACGATTGACCCCGGATCAGCAAAAATTGGATGAGGTACAGGTCGTTGCATTCGGTACGCAGAAAAAGGAGAGCGTTGTTTCGGCTATAACCACGATTCGTCCGATGGACTTGAAATCATCCAGTAGTGACTTGACCACAAGTTTGACCGGAAAAATTGCCGGTATTATTGGTTGGCAAACGGGAGGTGCTCCTGGTGCGTTGACAGAAGAAGAGATGAATACAAAGTTTTACATCCGAGGTATCAGTTCTTCTAATGGAGCGTCCGAACCGTTGATTTTGATCGACGGGGTAGAATCTTCCCGTTTGGACTTGGCTCGTATGGTTCCAGAGGATATTGAAAGTTTCTCCGTGTTGAAGGATGCTTCCGCTACGGCGATGTATGGAGCCCGGGGGGCGAATGGAGTTATTTTGGTGACCACAAAAAAAGGTGAGGCGGGAAGCGTGTACACCTCTGTGCGTTACGAAGCGGTGGCTTCTATGCCAACGAAAGAGATCGAGGTGGTAGATCCGAAAACTTATATGCGCATGTATAATGAAGCCTTGTTGACGCGTAATCCGAATGCTACTCCTGCTTATTCCTTGACAAAAATTGAGCGCACCGGTGACCCGAGGTATCCCTCCTACGTGTACCCTGCGAATGACTGGTATGATATTTTGTTTAAAGATTACTCTGTAAACCACCGCGTGGGAGTGAATGTTCGCGGAGGTTCGGAATTGATGCAATATTATGCATCCGTGAATTACACGAATGATCAAGGTATGTTGAAAACGGACAGGTTAAACCAGTTTGATGTTAATATTAAGAATTCCACTCTTTCCTCGCGTATTAATTTGAATGTGGATCTGAATAGTGCTATTCGTTTATTAGTCAACACGTCTTTTTCTATAGATAAATACCATGGCCCTTTGGCAGAAACATCGGAAGCTTATGCCTTGGCTTTTAATGCATCTCCGGTAGATTTCGCACCGACTTATCCGGGAGATAAGCAATATGGTTGGCCTCATTTGCGTTTTGGAAATATTCCCGGGGGACCTGATTCCGGAGTAAAAAATCCTTATGCAAGCTTGCAGGCCGGCTATAAAGAAAGAGGGCGTTATTCCGTGACAACTCGTGCCGAGTATATTCATAATTTATCTTCTTTGGTGAAAGGTTTGGAACTTCGAGCTTCCGTGTCGCTTTCGAAAACGGGATATGATATGAATGCTTTTTCGACCCAGCCTTTCTATTATTGGTTAAACACGGAAAATGGTGGTTATGATTTTGAAACGGGTGAACATACGTTGACTTTGGTGAAAAGCGGCCGTCGAACATTACAGCAACCCATGTCGGGAGGAACGGCAGCTTCATCCACGACACAATGGGTATATGAAGGACGATTGCTTCATACGGCAGCTTGGGGGGGAGCGGATGCAACTCTCCATCAGACTTCATTGACAGCAGTATTTCAAGCTCAACAAGCTAATTCTGCTCCGAGTAGAGAGTTGTTTAACAGTTTTGAACAACGTAACTTAAGTTTCTCCATGCGGGGTAGTTATGGATTCTTGGATCGCTATTTTGTAGAAGCTAGTTTTGGTTACAACGGTTCGGAACGTTTCACGAAAAATAATCGTATGGGATTCTTTCCTGCCGTGGGTGGAGCTTGGTTAATCTCCAAAGAGAATTTTATGCAGAACATTTCTAGCCGGATCTCTTTCTTGAAATTGAGAGCATCATGGGGAAAGGTTGGTAACGACGGTATCATTAAAGATCCTCGTTTTGTATATATGCCGGAGATTGTAACGACAGGTTTTAAATCATTCGTGTATCCTGATGCAGGAATTGATGATCCTTTCCATCGTAAGGAGGTGAAAAATTATGGGGACCCGGACGTGAAATGGGAAGTTTCGGAACAAATTAACCTTGGTTTGGAAACCCGTTTGTTTAAAGACATTTTGGAGATCAACGCTGATTTTTATCAAGAGATTCGTCACAATATTATTGAAAGTCGTACCGTGCTCCCCGCCAATATGGGGGTTGAAGTGGCTCCATTGGATAACATGGGTAAAGTTCGCTCCCGGGGAGTTGATTTGTCGGCTAAGGTTCAACATGCTTTTTCCAAAGATTTTTGGGTAATCTTTAATGGAACGTTTACTTACAGCAAGGCTATTTATAAGGAATTGGAGGAAGCTTTTGATAAACCTCGTTGGCAATGGAAAACAGGTCATGAACTTTCACAAGAGGTGGGTTATATAGCCGAAGGTCTTTTCCGCGATCAGGCCGAAATAGATAATTCTCCTCAGGCCAAAACAACGTCTATGCCCGGAGATATTCGCTATCGTGATGTGAATGGAGATGGAGTGATCGATATCGAGGATGCCGTGCATATTGGTTTCCCGACAACACCGCGTTTCGTGTACGGGTTCAGTGGTTTTATCAACTACAAAAATTGGGAATTTAATTTTGCATTCCAAGGATCAGGTCAACGCGGTTTCTTTACTCGACCGGACGCTTTGTCTCCATTTGTTGGTAATCATGCTATGTTGAAAGCTATTTATGATAGCCACTGGACTGAAAATACTACAGATAACCATCCTTTCTGGCCGCGTCTTTCTACTCAGAGTATTACGGTTAATAACCCTCAAGAGGATTGGTATAATCAAAACAATACAGAGGTTCGTAAGTCTACCTATTTCATGCAAGAATGTACTTTTTTACGGTGTACGTCACTGGAATTGGCTTACAATTTGCCACGTACCCTATGCCAGAAATTGCGAATGCAAAACGTGAAATTCTTTACACGAGCTAATAATCCTTTTATGATTACTAATTTCAAATTATGGGACGTAGAATTAGGCGAATACGGGTTTAACTATCCGATACAGAAAACCTACGCAATAGGAATAAATGTCAGTTTCTAATTTAAAATCAATATAAAATGAAACGTTTATTATTCTTTTTTATAATATCATTCTTTCTGCTCTCCGCTTGTGATAATTGGCTGGATGTTGTGCCGGAAGAAGACTTAACGACGATTGATACAGATTTTGAAACTCGGGATGAAGCTGAAACATGGCTTCGGAGTTGTTATGTGTTTTTGCAGGAACCATTTGGTTTTTCAACAAATATTGCTTTTACGGGAGCTGACGAGGTCGTGGGCGATGATTATGCACGTAATTTGGGATATATTGACGGACTTGCCATTGGTGCCGGCTTACAAAATGTGTTGAATCCTTATGGAGATATTTGGTTGAGAAAAGGTAGTTATGAAGGGACTCCGGCAAGGTCCGATTTTTATACGGCTATCGCGACATGTAATATATTTATTGATAAAATAGACCAAGTGTATAACATGGAAGAGATAGAGAAACGTGAATGGAAAGCTGAGGTTAAAGCAGTGAAAGCGTATTACTATTTTGAGTTGGTTCGTCATTACGGTCCCATCATTTTAGTACCTGAAAATATAGATCGGAATGTTCCGGTTGAAGAGATGAAGGTGCCGCGGAGTCACGTGGATACTTGTTTTAAGGCGATTGTACGTTTGTGTGATGAAGCGGCTGAAGTGCTTCCTATATTCAATGATAAAAGTACAGAACGTCGTTGCTATTTCAACAAAGAGGCTGCATTGGCTCTTAAAGCCAGAGCGTTGGCTTATCAAGCATCCCCACTTTTTAATGGAAATCCTGATTATACGAATTTTGTAAATAAAAATGGAGAACCACTCTTTAGTACTACAGTGGACAAGGAAAAATGGCGGCTTGCCGCTGAGGCTGCTGAGGTTGTTATAGAACTTTGTAAAGAAAGTGGGAAAAAATTAGTGGATAATCAGACGGCAGTTACACCCCTACAAACTCACATGGCTAATATAGAGGCTTCTGTGCAAACATTCAATTACACTAGCGATGAGGCTTTGTTGATGATAAAAACTGCTCCGTATGATTATGACATGTCATGGCAATATTATATACCTAGCGTGAAAAATGATCCGAACAAGAACTTGCCTGGAACCTGTTTAAGCCCGAGCATGAAGATGGTCGAAATGTTCTACACGGAGAACGGTTTACCTATCAGCCAGGATCCGGCTTGGATCGGGAGTGGTAATCCTTACAATCTGGGAGAGGAAACCGATCCGAAATATACTGATGTGGTGATGTTGGGGAAGACAATCCCGAATTTACATCGTCGTCGTGAACCTCGTTTTTATGCGAGTATCGCGAGCGATCGTACCTATTGGCGATTGGGACGTACCACATCTAGTCTTCAAGAAGTGGTCGCCTATCAAGGAGAAAACTTCGGATTACAAGCTAAAAGAATTACTTCAACGATACCTCAGAATTTGACCGGATATTGGGTGAAGAAGTGGAGTTGTTCCAAAGTGGAGCTTTACACGTATTCGAGTGGTTTAAAAGGTATGGGTACAGCTCCTTATCCGGTGATTCGTTTGGCAGAGATGTATTTGATCGCTGCAGAAGCTTGGAATGAGTATGGCGGCAATAATGCAAAAGTATATAAAAACCTCAATGTAATACGTAAGCGGGCTGGAATTCCTGATGTGGAGGTATCTTGGAAAAATGCGAAAGACAAAAGTAAGGTTACTGAACAAAATGGATTACGGGAGATCATTCAACAGGAATGGAATGTTGAATTTGCCTTCGAAGGTATGCGCTTTTGGAATTTACGTCGTTGGAAAACCGCTAATATCGAGTTGAATGAAAAATTGTATGGATGGAATGTGGCCGGTAATCGGGCAGAAACTTTTTATAATAATGGTAAAGGACCTGTAATTGTTTATTCAGGTAATACTTTCGTGGCTCCGCGTGATTATTTCTGGCCAATTCGGAGTGAAGAAGCAATAACCTCCGGTTGCGTGCAAAATCCGGGATGGTAAAAACAAATGACAGTTAATAATTAAATAATATGATTTATGAAATACAGCATATTTTTATGGATATTCCTGCTAGGTTGTTTGTCGGCTTGTAAAGACGATGACAATGAGGGATTCGACGTGCCTGTCGAATTCACGGCTCTTAGTTTCGATGCGGTGCCGGGTGGAGCTGTAATGCGATATAAATTGCCTGATAATGAGGATATTTTCGGCGTGCGCGTACGTTACACGGATGCTTTTGGAGAACAGCTATATAAGGACGGTTCGTATCTTAGTGATACACTATTGTTAAGTGGATTCACGGAAGCGCGTGCAGATGTTCCGGTACAGATTTCTTTCTTTAATAGTAACTTGAAGGAGTCGGGAATGATAGAAAAGACATTTAGTACGAAAGCTGCTGCAACCGTGGCCCTTTTCGATAATTTGACGGTAAATCCTTTTTGGGGAGGTTTCAACGTTACCTACTTTTCTCCGGAAATTGTGAGTGGTATGATCCATGTGTTTTACGTGGGGACCAATCCTTTAACACATGAACAGGATTCTATATTGATGGGAAGTTATCCTATCTCAGAGGGGGGAGATACGCTTAATTTTGAGATGCAACAGTCGATGGACCTCGTTGACGTGGTGGTGCGGACGGATGATTATGCGGGGCATCGTGTGAAGCTGCAAGTGTATGAGAAGATTCCGCGTTTAAGGATGACAACCTTGTCTTCTACCGATTTTGATTTTGATTTTACGGGAAATATTTTAGAAGACGAGACGTATGAATTTGGCAAAAAATATCTTTTTGACGGTAAAAAGAAAGGGGATGATCGTCGTAAAAATATCATGAATGGAGAGCGATACAAATACTCAACTTTTGTGGCCGGACCTCAGGCTTTTAATGAACGCTTTATTGTGGATTTACGTTCACCTCAAATTCCGGCAGCTATAAATCTTTATGCGTTTTTAAAATTTAACGGTTATTATCCTTATCGAGTTTCAGCACATCCTTTCCCGAGTGAAGTGTGGAGTGGTTATTATACATCGAGGTTGCCTAGTAAGGTAAATGTTTATGGAACAAATGACCCTAATCCTCGAAATGTTGATTTGTCCTCTTGTGCAATTTTGTGTAAATTTAAGGACACACCTACTTTCGAAACAGGTTTCCGTGAATCTTGGTGTGCCTATTCGGATTGTGCGTATGGGCGTGGAGATGTGGAATACCAAGATGTTACGGATGATGTGTTTAATGCTGCAGATCCGATTGTCCTGAATTTGTTATGTAATTATACGGGTACGGCTTACCGTTATTTGATTTTTGTAGTAGAGGATACATA
Encoded proteins:
- a CDS encoding cytidylate kinase-like family protein — protein: MDNKFVITIGRQFGSCGKEIGHELAKRFGIAFYDKELIALASKESGLCQEFFEKADEKNSGNLLQAFAAGFTFGPFQYNDFLSNDKLFQIQSDVIRKVAGEHSCVIVGRCADYILRDNKRCINVFVHAGMEERVKTVMNRQHISEQEARELIRKMDKTRPNYYNFYSDKEWGVASSYHLSVDSGLLGVHKTVDFIQKFVEEALKDK
- a CDS encoding RNA polymerase sigma factor; the encoded protein is MVVEKIQIETSEIDLKDAQIFKAIFNMFYPRAYAFTLKLLRDEVVSADITQEAFLYMWEKAYRFPDLISFKSYLYSCLKNKTLNYIRDHRVERNMKELEDVFVDDVSIDHLVIEHELKARILEEINKLSDVKREIMLLRMKGYSYDEISEELSLSINTIKTHKKQAYKDLKIHLSDYKQCLLVLVSLFVACFCN
- a CDS encoding FecR family protein; the protein is MKRMRKDIEISDLIYKFLRGETSKSEDELLEAWCLEPRNRKLFMELRDANHLYEGVTDMCNVDTSIPFENVNAQIRKKKRVHLMKYVAGVAAVLMVGMVFVFFMEEEKNEPVRQVLLSSVSKGKTESFATLVTTSGKVVYLEDSVKQESLKERNKETLKPIENESDPQVIPTQEVEYNVLTTSKQGNIKIVLYDGSLVWLNAGSELRYPNTFVENQRVVYLKGEAYFDVTKDRSHPFIVKTISSEISVLGTSFNVNARENSCVTTLVEGRVRMKHGIKDSVELRAGQQAWVAGTEKIRVQEVDTRYYTSWMNNMFAFRETSLREIATVLEDWYECKCRFESAALENIPYTTMVERYPDVDSVLQILAGTGDFRYTRIGDIIIIKEK
- a CDS encoding TonB-dependent receptor; translation: MKKKPICYTFRECIFRNAGFFKRFLGLLSLLVIGNIGIVMAQEVPKFTVNFKNASLVEVFDYFGGKSDYKFTYNSESVKGESKKISETFKNATLQQILTKCLEDTRFSFEIVGKNVVISLKKQPDVKLIEISGKVVDENGNSVPGATVLIQGTSQGVVTNIEGQYRINVRPTDILRVSFIGYKTEIVELKGRTKVNVRLTPDQQKLDEVQVVAFGTQKKESVVSAITTIRPMDLKSSSSDLTTSLTGKIAGIIGWQTGGAPGALTEEEMNTKFYIRGISSSNGASEPLILIDGVESSRLDLARMVPEDIESFSVLKDASATAMYGARGANGVILVTTKKGEAGSVYTSVRYEAVASMPTKEIEVVDPKTYMRMYNEALLTRNPNATPAYSLTKIERTGDPRYPSYVYPANDWYDILFKDYSVNHRVGVNVRGGSELMQYYASVNYTNDQGMLKTDRLNQFDVNIKNSTLSSRINLNVDLNSAIRLLVNTSFSIDKYHGPLAETSEAYALAFNASPVDFAPTYPGDKQYGWPHLRFGNIPGGPDSGVKNPYASLQAGYKERGRYSVTTRAEYIHNLSSLVKGLELRASVSLSKTGYDMNAFSTQPFYYWLNTENGGYDFETGEHTLTLVKSGRRTLQQPMSGGTAASSTTQWVYEGRLLHTAAWGGADATLHQTSLTAVFQAQQANSAPSRELFNSFEQRNLSFSMRGSYGFLDRYFVEASFGYNGSERFTKNNRMGFFPAVGGAWLISKENFMQNISSRISFLKLRASWGKVGNDGIIKDPRFVYMPEIVTTGFKSFVYPDAGIDDPFHRKEVKNYGDPDVKWEVSEQINLGLETRLFKDILEINADFYQEIRHNIIESRTVLPANMGVEVAPLDNMGKVRSRGVDLSAKVQHAFSKDFWVIFNGTFTYSKAIYKELEEAFDKPRWQWKTGHELSQEVGYIAEGLFRDQAEIDNSPQAKTTSMPGDIRYRDVNGDGVIDIEDAVHIGFPTTPRFVYGFSGFINYKNWEFNFAFQGSGQRGFFTRPDALSPFVGNHAMLKAIYDSHWTENTTDNHPFWPRLSTQSITVNNPQEDWYNQNNTEVRKSTYFMQECTFLRCTSLELAYNLPRTLCQKLRMQNVKFFTRANNPFMITNFKLWDVELGEYGFNYPIQKTYAIGINVSF
- a CDS encoding RagB/SusD family nutrient uptake outer membrane protein, with the translated sequence MKRLLFFFIISFFLLSACDNWLDVVPEEDLTTIDTDFETRDEAETWLRSCYVFLQEPFGFSTNIAFTGADEVVGDDYARNLGYIDGLAIGAGLQNVLNPYGDIWLRKGSYEGTPARSDFYTAIATCNIFIDKIDQVYNMEEIEKREWKAEVKAVKAYYYFELVRHYGPIILVPENIDRNVPVEEMKVPRSHVDTCFKAIVRLCDEAAEVLPIFNDKSTERRCYFNKEAALALKARALAYQASPLFNGNPDYTNFVNKNGEPLFSTTVDKEKWRLAAEAAEVVIELCKESGKKLVDNQTAVTPLQTHMANIEASVQTFNYTSDEALLMIKTAPYDYDMSWQYYIPSVKNDPNKNLPGTCLSPSMKMVEMFYTENGLPISQDPAWIGSGNPYNLGEETDPKYTDVVMLGKTIPNLHRRREPRFYASIASDRTYWRLGRTTSSLQEVVAYQGENFGLQAKRITSTIPQNLTGYWVKKWSCSKVELYTYSSGLKGMGTAPYPVIRLAEMYLIAAEAWNEYGGNNAKVYKNLNVIRKRAGIPDVEVSWKNAKDKSKVTEQNGLREIIQQEWNVEFAFEGMRFWNLRRWKTANIELNEKLYGWNVAGNRAETFYNNGKGPVIVYSGNTFVAPRDYFWPIRSEEAITSGCVQNPGW
- a CDS encoding DUF4959 domain-containing protein, coding for MKYSIFLWIFLLGCLSACKDDDNEGFDVPVEFTALSFDAVPGGAVMRYKLPDNEDIFGVRVRYTDAFGEQLYKDGSYLSDTLLLSGFTEARADVPVQISFFNSNLKESGMIEKTFSTKAAATVALFDNLTVNPFWGGFNVTYFSPEIVSGMIHVFYVGTNPLTHEQDSILMGSYPISEGGDTLNFEMQQSMDLVDVVVRTDDYAGHRVKLQVYEKIPRLRMTTLSSTDFDFDFTGNILEDETYEFGKKYLFDGKKKGDDRRKNIMNGERYKYSTFVAGPQAFNERFIVDLRSPQIPAAINLYAFLKFNGYYPYRVSAHPFPSEVWSGYYTSRLPSKVNVYGTNDPNPRNVDLSSCAILCKFKDTPTFETGFRESWCAYSDCAYGRGDVEYQDVTDDVFNAADPIVLNLLCNYTGTAYRYLIFVVEDTYDSLRWSGQEENPLEYVTFDELEVCVKAE